The genomic stretch CTCTTGATTTGTTATTATTGAAGGAACTTGGTTTGGTTTAGTTTAGTGTAATCTGATCAAACAGTGCTTTGAACCATGGCTCATACCATGTATGCTGGCTCAATGTCGTTTGGAGGCTCAAGTCATGGCCAAGCTCAACAAGAATTGCCGTTTAAGACCAGCAAGGGGTCCTTGAGAGTTATGCTCTTACATGGAAACTTGGATGTATGGATTATGGAGGCCAAGAACCTTCCAAACATGGACATGTTTCACAAGACTCTGGGGGACATGTTCGGAAGATTTGGCAAACTATCAACAAAACTTGAAGGCCATATGCCGAGCAAGGTAACCAGTGATCCCTATGTGACTGTTTCGGTATCAGGAGCTGTGGTTGGGAGAACTTTTGTGATTACCAACAGCGAAAACCCTGTTTGGAATCAACATTTTAACATCCCTGTAGCACACAAAGCTGCTGAAGTTCACTTTGTGATGAAGGACGATGATGTTGTGGGGTCTCAGCTGATAGGGGCCGTGGGAATCCCAGTTGAGCAATTACACTCAGGTGGTAGAATTGAAGGTGTATTTCCTATTCTTAGTGACAATGGGAAACCCTGCAAGCCAGGAGCTGTTTTGACTCTTTCAATTCAGTACACTCCAATGGAGAAAGTGAGCCTTTATCAGGGTGGTTTAGGGTCAAATCCTGAGAATCTTGGGGTACCTGGAACTTATTTTCCTCCAAGGAAAGGTGGGAAAGTTACCCTTTATCAGGATGCACATGAACATGATAGCGGCCTTCCTAGTTTGAAGCTTGATAAAGGGATTCGGTATGAGCATTCGAGTTGTTGGGGCGATATCTATAATGCAATAAGTCAGGCTCGGCGTTTGGTTTATATTGTTGGATGGTCTGTGGTCCACACAGTTACTCTGGTTCGGAACAATGACAATGGAGCCCAAAGCATGTTAGGGGATCTTCTCAAAACCAAGTCACAAGAAGGTGTGAGAGTTCTGCTCCTTGTTTGGGATGATCCAACTTCTAGGACCATATTGGGTTTTAAGAAGGTAATGCAGAACCTTTTTTTTAGTCCTATATAATGTTAATACTAATTTATGCATACTGATATGTTCATTGGTTTTTATGATATTTAGGATGGAGTTATGGGAACCTGTGATGAAGATACTCGCCGGTTCTTCAAGCACTCTTCTGTCCAAGTCTTGCTTTGCCCTCGTTCTGCTGCGAAAGGACATAGTTGGGTCAAAAAGCAGGTGAATTTATAGAAGAAGCAATGACCATAGTTTTCTTTTTCAAGGCATTATTACTTTATTAGTCATGTTCTGAACAAGTGTTTGTTTGGCTTTGAAATCTCTTGTTATCAGGAAGTAGGAGCAATCTACACTCACCATCAGAAAACAGTAATTGTAGATGCTGATGCTGGTGACTACAGAAGAAAGATTGTAGCTTTTGTTGGAGGACTTGATCTTAGCACAGGCCGCTATGATACTCCACACCATCACCTTTTTCGGACTTTGCAGACTGTGCACTCTGATGACTTTCATAACCCCAATTTCACGGTAATTCTTAAGAAGAGCAAGGCTTTGGTTTAGGAGTTTGTTTTTTAAGATTACGGACATTGACCCCTCTAACCTTCTGCATTGTAATCTCAAAACAGGAGCCTGGTCCTGGTTGTCCAAGGGAACCATGGCATGATCTGCATTGTCAAATTGATGGCCCGGCAGCATATGACATACTAACCAATTTCGAGGAGCGTTGGTTGAGAGCTTCAAAGCATAGTAAACTATCAAGGCTAAAATCATCATTTGATGATCAATTACTTAGATTTGAAAGAATTCCTGAGTTTGTTTCTATGGCAGAAGTTTCTAGCCAAGGCCAAAAGAATCCAGAATCTTGGAATGTTCAGGTATATATATGCTATTGTTTATCACATATTGGTACAAGCATTAATGCCATTGATCTGATTCATTCCTATGCTAACTGTTCTAATTCTATTCTCTACAAATGAAGATTTTTCGTTCCATCGATTCTAGTTCTGTGAAAGGATTTCCAAGTGATCCAAAAGAAGCCACAAACAAAGTGAGATATGAATTTGAGAAGATTAGTTTGGAGAACTATTTCAGCTATATGGTCAACTAACATGTTTTCTTCACTCTTGAC from Humulus lupulus chromosome 5, drHumLupu1.1, whole genome shotgun sequence encodes the following:
- the LOC133778308 gene encoding phospholipase D gamma 1-like, coding for MAHTMYAGSMSFGGSSHGQAQQELPFKTSKGSLRVMLLHGNLDVWIMEAKNLPNMDMFHKTLGDMFGRFGKLSTKLEGHMPSKVTSDPYVTVSVSGAVVGRTFVITNSENPVWNQHFNIPVAHKAAEVHFVMKDDDVVGSQLIGAVGIPVEQLHSGGRIEGVFPILSDNGKPCKPGAVLTLSIQYTPMEKVSLYQGGLGSNPENLGVPGTYFPPRKGGKVTLYQDAHEHDSGLPSLKLDKGIRYEHSSCWGDIYNAISQARRLVYIVGWSVVHTVTLVRNNDNGAQSMLGDLLKTKSQEGVRVLLLVWDDPTSRTILGFKKDGVMGTCDEDTRRFFKHSSVQVLLCPRSAAKGHSWVKKQEVGAIYTHHQKTVIVDADAGDYRRKIVAFVGGLDLSTGRYDTPHHHLFRTLQTVHSDDFHNPNFTEPGPGCPREPWHDLHCQIDGPAAYDILTNFEERWLRASKHSKLSRLKSSFDDQLLRFERIPEFVSMAEVSSQGQKNPESWNVQIFRSIDSSSVKGFPSDPKEATNKNLVCGKNLLIDMSIHTAYVKAIRSAQHFIYIENQYFLGSSYNWASNKDLGANNLIPIEIALKIVNKIKANERFSAYIVIPMWPEGAPTSIPVQRILFWQRKTMEMMYEMIYDALREVGLENTYEPQDYLNFFCLGNREAPDRSNTNTNGLSIGATSAERTPQALSRKNRRFMIYVHSKGMIVDDEYVLMGSANINQRSLEGTRDTEIAMGAYQPLHTWSKKGSSPHGQVYGYRMSLWAEHIGGIEERFKRPESVECVRRVRYLSEQNWGQYIAEVATEMNGHLLKYPVEVDKTGKVRALPGCETFPDVGGNILGTFVAIQENLTI